One genomic segment of Mangifera indica cultivar Alphonso chromosome 6, CATAS_Mindica_2.1, whole genome shotgun sequence includes these proteins:
- the LOC123219167 gene encoding receptor-like serine/threonine-protein kinase ALE2 isoform X2, whose product MFTELLTFALPPRRLPQNSFPVHSVRPGQAPLMPQDHTFPPKVSPSNYGRKRHGEMHAPSKKAYHISSPVDYSPSIGNLKSGHSHHSIRPSSIALAPSMPSFRDPPKKWLHGPASGPSYFIPSATNRWQGPSISPFHSPFALAPSWSSHAPAASEIIPSGHFSMPFLQPTVSPMSSFYKKKKAPSPSIVMTLPPPPPNGDCAMVTCTEPLTYTPPGSACGCVRPIQVKLRLGIAIYTFFPLVSELAEEIAASVGLNHSQVRIMGANAASQQLEKSTVLINLVPRGVKFKDTTAFSIYRKFWKRQMSIKASLFGPYEVLYVRYPGLPPSPPLAQSDISSTNDGPYDSGDNSGQAIKPLGVDIPRRKKGGLSRSMIVVIVLSSFTAFVLCCGIAWLLLLKCGASKQNPHAFISSPSKPSGALESRKYRSMLSSSSMSFNSSTVTYTGSAKTFSFNDIERATDCFDHSKVLGEGGFGVVYRGILDDGREVAVKVLKRDDQHGGREFLAEIEMLGRLHHRNLVKLIGICIEDHTRCLVYELVHNGSVESHLHGVDKVNGKLDWDARMKIALGAARGLAYLHEDSSPRVIHRDFKSSNILLEHDFTPKVSDFGLARAALDEGNKHISTHVMGTFGYLAPEYAMTGHLLVKSDVYSYGVVLLELLTGRKPVDLSQPPGQENLVVWARPLLTSKEGLDIIIDPFIKSDISYDSIAKVAAIASMCVQPEVSHRPFMGEVVQALKLVCNEFNETKEIGSKGLGEDFSINVDSKMNRLSGKLSEVSEACQMPSGFGIGRDNNVAISASELLSMPLGPERQNSGSFRRHSISGPLRTSGRHFWQRLKGLSRGSMSEHAFSSKFLQRSH is encoded by the exons ATGTTCACTGAGCTGC TAACATTTGCATTACCTCCAAGGAGACTGCCACAAAACTCATTTCCTGTTCACTCTGTCAGGCCTGGCCAAGCGCCATTGATGCCACAAG ACCACACTTTCCCTCCAAAGGTTAGTCCTTCCAATTATGGAAGGAAACGACATGGAGAGATGCATGCACCGTCTAAAAAAGCATACCATATTTCATCACCTGTGGACTATTCTCCCTCTATTGGAAACCTCAAAT CTGGCCATTCACATCATTCTATAAGGCCTTCAAGTATTGCTCTTGCGCCTTCGATGCCATCTTTCAGAGATCCTCCAAAGAAATGGTTGCATGGCCCTGCTTCTGGACCATCTTATTTTATTCCTTCTGCCACTAACAGATGGCAAG GTCCTTCAATCTCCCCGTTTCATTCTCCCTTTGCATTGGCACCAAGCTGGAGTTCACATGCCCCCGCAGCATCGGAGATAATTCCATCAGGCCACTTTAGTA TGCCCTTTCTTCAGCCTACAGTTTCTCCTATGAGCTCTTTctacaagaagaagaaggctCCGTCACCATCTATAGTTATGACTCTACCACCTCCTCCTCCTAACGGAG ATTGTGCCATGGTGACATGCACAGAGCCACTGACCTACACACCGCCTGGGTCAGCATGTGGCTGTGTGCGGCCAATTCAAGTTAAGCTTCGTCTTGGCATTGCGATATACACATTCTTCCCTCTGGTTTCAGAGCTAGCTGAGGAAATTGCAGCAAGTGTTGGACTAAATCATAGCCAAGTTCGGATTATGGGGGCAAATGCAGCTAGTCAGCAGCTGGAGAAAAGCACAGTCCTCATCAATCTAGTCCCACGTGGAGTAAAATTTAAGGATACTACCGCCTTTTCAATCTACAGAAAGTTTTGGAAGAGACAAATGTCCATAAAAGCTTCCCTATTCGGTCCCTATGAAGTATTATATGTCCGATATCCAG GTCTTCCACCCTCCCCACCTTTAGCACAATCAGACATTTCTAGTACAAATGATGGACCATATGATAGTGGCGATAACAGTGGACAAGCAATAAAACCATTAGGAGTTGATATCCCCAGGAGGAAAAAAGGTGGGCTTAGCAGAAGCATGATTGTTGTAATTGTCCTGTCATCTTTCACAGCTTTTGTTTTATGCTGTGGAATAGCTTGGCTTTTGCTATTAAAATGTGGAGCATCCAAACAAAATCCTCATGCTTTCATATCCTCTCCTTCAAAACCATCAG GGGCTCTTGAGTCTAGGAAATATCGAAGCATGCTCAGCTCTTCATCAATGTCCTTCAATTCTAGTACAGTGACATACACAGGGTCTGCTAAGACTTTCAGTTTTAATGATATAGAGAGAGCAACTGATTGTTTTGATCATTCAAAAGTACTTGGAGAAGGTGGTTTTGGGGTTGTCTATAGAGGCATTTTAGATGATGGAAGAGAGGTGGCTGTGAAGGTTCTGAAGAGAGATGATCAGCATGGAGGCCGAGAGTTCTTAGCAGAAATTGAGATGCTTGGCCGGCTGCACCACAGAAATTTAGTTAAACTTATTGGTATTTGCATAGAGGACCATACCAGGTGCCTAGTCTACGAACTAGTTCACAATGGAAGTGTTGAATCACATTTACATG GAGTTGACAAGGTAAATGGTAAACTTGATTGGGATGCTCGAATGAAGATTGCCCTTGGTGCAGCTAGAGGCTTAGCCTACTTGCATGAGGACTCTAGCCCTCGTGTTATACATCGAGACTTCAAGTCCAGCAACATCTTGTTGGAACATGATTTTACACCTAAAGTTTCTGATTTTGGATTAGCTAGGGCAGCATTGGATGAGGGAAACAAACACATCTCAACACATGTTATGGGAACTTTTGG TTACCTAGCTCCGGAGTATGCAATGACTGGTCATCTTCTAGTAAAAAGTGATGTTTATAGCTATGGTGTAGTCCTCCTTGAGCTGCTAACTGGAAGGAAGCCTGTGGACTTGTCACAGCCACCAGGTCAAGAGAATCTTGTTGTGTGGGCTCGTCCTCTCCTCACAAGTAAGGAGGGTCTAgacattatcattgatccatTCATAAAGTCTGATATCTCTTATGATAGTATTGCCAAAGTAGCAGCAATTGCATCAATGTGTGTGCAGCCTGAAGTATCTCATAGGCCATTCATGGGTGAAGTTGTCCAAGCATTAAAACTAGTGTGTAACGAATTCAATGAAACAAAGGAGATAGGATCAAAAGGTCTTGGTGAGGACTTCTCGATCAATGTAGATAGTAAGATGAATAGACTTTCAGGTAAGCTGTCCGAAGTTTCAGAGGCCTGTCAGATGCCATCTGGCTTTGGAATTGGTCGTGACAACAATGTAGCGATATCAGCATCAGAGTTGCTGAGTATGCCATTGGGACCTGAGCGACAGAACTCCGGGTCTTTTAGGAGGCACTCTATTTCAGGCCCTCTAAGAACATCAGGAAGGCATTTCTGGCAAAGATTAAAAGGTTTATCTAGAGGAAGCATGAGTGAGCATGcattttcatccaaatttttgcAAAGATCCCATTAA
- the LOC123219167 gene encoding receptor-like serine/threonine-protein kinase ALE2 isoform X3 — MRDLEMGLKLALLLIEISVIITAFSVNGSAVTFALPPRRLPQNSFPVHSVRPGQAPLMPQAGHSHHSIRPSSIALAPSMPSFRDPPKKWLHGPASGPSYFIPSATNRWQGPSISPFHSPFALAPSWSSHAPAASEIIPSGHFSMPFLQPTVSPMSSFYKKKKAPSPSIVMTLPPPPPNGDCAMVTCTEPLTYTPPGSACGCVRPIQVKLRLGIAIYTFFPLVSELAEEIAASVGLNHSQVRIMGANAASQQLEKSTVLINLVPRGVKFKDTTAFSIYRKFWKRQMSIKASLFGPYEVLYVRYPGLPPSPPLAQSDISSTNDGPYDSGDNSGQAIKPLGVDIPRRKKGGLSRSMIVVIVLSSFTAFVLCCGIAWLLLLKCGASKQNPHAFISSPSKPSGALESRKYRSMLSSSSMSFNSSTVTYTGSAKTFSFNDIERATDCFDHSKVLGEGGFGVVYRGILDDGREVAVKVLKRDDQHGGREFLAEIEMLGRLHHRNLVKLIGICIEDHTRCLVYELVHNGSVESHLHGVDKVNGKLDWDARMKIALGAARGLAYLHEDSSPRVIHRDFKSSNILLEHDFTPKVSDFGLARAALDEGNKHISTHVMGTFGYLAPEYAMTGHLLVKSDVYSYGVVLLELLTGRKPVDLSQPPGQENLVVWARPLLTSKEGLDIIIDPFIKSDISYDSIAKVAAIASMCVQPEVSHRPFMGEVVQALKLVCNEFNETKEIGSKGLGEDFSINVDSKMNRLSGKLSEVSEACQMPSGFGIGRDNNVAISASELLSMPLGPERQNSGSFRRHSISGPLRTSGRHFWQRLKGLSRGSMSEHAFSSKFLQRSH; from the exons ATGAGAGATCTTGAAATGGGGTTGAAGTTGGCTCTCCTGTTGATAGAAATTTCTGTAATTATCACTGCTTTCTCAGTTAATGGATCTGCAG TAACATTTGCATTACCTCCAAGGAGACTGCCACAAAACTCATTTCCTGTTCACTCTGTCAGGCCTGGCCAAGCGCCATTGATGCCACAAG CTGGCCATTCACATCATTCTATAAGGCCTTCAAGTATTGCTCTTGCGCCTTCGATGCCATCTTTCAGAGATCCTCCAAAGAAATGGTTGCATGGCCCTGCTTCTGGACCATCTTATTTTATTCCTTCTGCCACTAACAGATGGCAAG GTCCTTCAATCTCCCCGTTTCATTCTCCCTTTGCATTGGCACCAAGCTGGAGTTCACATGCCCCCGCAGCATCGGAGATAATTCCATCAGGCCACTTTAGTA TGCCCTTTCTTCAGCCTACAGTTTCTCCTATGAGCTCTTTctacaagaagaagaaggctCCGTCACCATCTATAGTTATGACTCTACCACCTCCTCCTCCTAACGGAG ATTGTGCCATGGTGACATGCACAGAGCCACTGACCTACACACCGCCTGGGTCAGCATGTGGCTGTGTGCGGCCAATTCAAGTTAAGCTTCGTCTTGGCATTGCGATATACACATTCTTCCCTCTGGTTTCAGAGCTAGCTGAGGAAATTGCAGCAAGTGTTGGACTAAATCATAGCCAAGTTCGGATTATGGGGGCAAATGCAGCTAGTCAGCAGCTGGAGAAAAGCACAGTCCTCATCAATCTAGTCCCACGTGGAGTAAAATTTAAGGATACTACCGCCTTTTCAATCTACAGAAAGTTTTGGAAGAGACAAATGTCCATAAAAGCTTCCCTATTCGGTCCCTATGAAGTATTATATGTCCGATATCCAG GTCTTCCACCCTCCCCACCTTTAGCACAATCAGACATTTCTAGTACAAATGATGGACCATATGATAGTGGCGATAACAGTGGACAAGCAATAAAACCATTAGGAGTTGATATCCCCAGGAGGAAAAAAGGTGGGCTTAGCAGAAGCATGATTGTTGTAATTGTCCTGTCATCTTTCACAGCTTTTGTTTTATGCTGTGGAATAGCTTGGCTTTTGCTATTAAAATGTGGAGCATCCAAACAAAATCCTCATGCTTTCATATCCTCTCCTTCAAAACCATCAG GGGCTCTTGAGTCTAGGAAATATCGAAGCATGCTCAGCTCTTCATCAATGTCCTTCAATTCTAGTACAGTGACATACACAGGGTCTGCTAAGACTTTCAGTTTTAATGATATAGAGAGAGCAACTGATTGTTTTGATCATTCAAAAGTACTTGGAGAAGGTGGTTTTGGGGTTGTCTATAGAGGCATTTTAGATGATGGAAGAGAGGTGGCTGTGAAGGTTCTGAAGAGAGATGATCAGCATGGAGGCCGAGAGTTCTTAGCAGAAATTGAGATGCTTGGCCGGCTGCACCACAGAAATTTAGTTAAACTTATTGGTATTTGCATAGAGGACCATACCAGGTGCCTAGTCTACGAACTAGTTCACAATGGAAGTGTTGAATCACATTTACATG GAGTTGACAAGGTAAATGGTAAACTTGATTGGGATGCTCGAATGAAGATTGCCCTTGGTGCAGCTAGAGGCTTAGCCTACTTGCATGAGGACTCTAGCCCTCGTGTTATACATCGAGACTTCAAGTCCAGCAACATCTTGTTGGAACATGATTTTACACCTAAAGTTTCTGATTTTGGATTAGCTAGGGCAGCATTGGATGAGGGAAACAAACACATCTCAACACATGTTATGGGAACTTTTGG TTACCTAGCTCCGGAGTATGCAATGACTGGTCATCTTCTAGTAAAAAGTGATGTTTATAGCTATGGTGTAGTCCTCCTTGAGCTGCTAACTGGAAGGAAGCCTGTGGACTTGTCACAGCCACCAGGTCAAGAGAATCTTGTTGTGTGGGCTCGTCCTCTCCTCACAAGTAAGGAGGGTCTAgacattatcattgatccatTCATAAAGTCTGATATCTCTTATGATAGTATTGCCAAAGTAGCAGCAATTGCATCAATGTGTGTGCAGCCTGAAGTATCTCATAGGCCATTCATGGGTGAAGTTGTCCAAGCATTAAAACTAGTGTGTAACGAATTCAATGAAACAAAGGAGATAGGATCAAAAGGTCTTGGTGAGGACTTCTCGATCAATGTAGATAGTAAGATGAATAGACTTTCAGGTAAGCTGTCCGAAGTTTCAGAGGCCTGTCAGATGCCATCTGGCTTTGGAATTGGTCGTGACAACAATGTAGCGATATCAGCATCAGAGTTGCTGAGTATGCCATTGGGACCTGAGCGACAGAACTCCGGGTCTTTTAGGAGGCACTCTATTTCAGGCCCTCTAAGAACATCAGGAAGGCATTTCTGGCAAAGATTAAAAGGTTTATCTAGAGGAAGCATGAGTGAGCATGcattttcatccaaatttttgcAAAGATCCCATTAA
- the LOC123219167 gene encoding receptor-like serine/threonine-protein kinase ALE2 isoform X1, producing the protein MRDLEMGLKLALLLIEISVIITAFSVNGSAVTFALPPRRLPQNSFPVHSVRPGQAPLMPQDHTFPPKVSPSNYGRKRHGEMHAPSKKAYHISSPVDYSPSIGNLKSGHSHHSIRPSSIALAPSMPSFRDPPKKWLHGPASGPSYFIPSATNRWQGPSISPFHSPFALAPSWSSHAPAASEIIPSGHFSMPFLQPTVSPMSSFYKKKKAPSPSIVMTLPPPPPNGDCAMVTCTEPLTYTPPGSACGCVRPIQVKLRLGIAIYTFFPLVSELAEEIAASVGLNHSQVRIMGANAASQQLEKSTVLINLVPRGVKFKDTTAFSIYRKFWKRQMSIKASLFGPYEVLYVRYPGLPPSPPLAQSDISSTNDGPYDSGDNSGQAIKPLGVDIPRRKKGGLSRSMIVVIVLSSFTAFVLCCGIAWLLLLKCGASKQNPHAFISSPSKPSGALESRKYRSMLSSSSMSFNSSTVTYTGSAKTFSFNDIERATDCFDHSKVLGEGGFGVVYRGILDDGREVAVKVLKRDDQHGGREFLAEIEMLGRLHHRNLVKLIGICIEDHTRCLVYELVHNGSVESHLHGVDKVNGKLDWDARMKIALGAARGLAYLHEDSSPRVIHRDFKSSNILLEHDFTPKVSDFGLARAALDEGNKHISTHVMGTFGYLAPEYAMTGHLLVKSDVYSYGVVLLELLTGRKPVDLSQPPGQENLVVWARPLLTSKEGLDIIIDPFIKSDISYDSIAKVAAIASMCVQPEVSHRPFMGEVVQALKLVCNEFNETKEIGSKGLGEDFSINVDSKMNRLSGKLSEVSEACQMPSGFGIGRDNNVAISASELLSMPLGPERQNSGSFRRHSISGPLRTSGRHFWQRLKGLSRGSMSEHAFSSKFLQRSH; encoded by the exons ATGAGAGATCTTGAAATGGGGTTGAAGTTGGCTCTCCTGTTGATAGAAATTTCTGTAATTATCACTGCTTTCTCAGTTAATGGATCTGCAG TAACATTTGCATTACCTCCAAGGAGACTGCCACAAAACTCATTTCCTGTTCACTCTGTCAGGCCTGGCCAAGCGCCATTGATGCCACAAG ACCACACTTTCCCTCCAAAGGTTAGTCCTTCCAATTATGGAAGGAAACGACATGGAGAGATGCATGCACCGTCTAAAAAAGCATACCATATTTCATCACCTGTGGACTATTCTCCCTCTATTGGAAACCTCAAAT CTGGCCATTCACATCATTCTATAAGGCCTTCAAGTATTGCTCTTGCGCCTTCGATGCCATCTTTCAGAGATCCTCCAAAGAAATGGTTGCATGGCCCTGCTTCTGGACCATCTTATTTTATTCCTTCTGCCACTAACAGATGGCAAG GTCCTTCAATCTCCCCGTTTCATTCTCCCTTTGCATTGGCACCAAGCTGGAGTTCACATGCCCCCGCAGCATCGGAGATAATTCCATCAGGCCACTTTAGTA TGCCCTTTCTTCAGCCTACAGTTTCTCCTATGAGCTCTTTctacaagaagaagaaggctCCGTCACCATCTATAGTTATGACTCTACCACCTCCTCCTCCTAACGGAG ATTGTGCCATGGTGACATGCACAGAGCCACTGACCTACACACCGCCTGGGTCAGCATGTGGCTGTGTGCGGCCAATTCAAGTTAAGCTTCGTCTTGGCATTGCGATATACACATTCTTCCCTCTGGTTTCAGAGCTAGCTGAGGAAATTGCAGCAAGTGTTGGACTAAATCATAGCCAAGTTCGGATTATGGGGGCAAATGCAGCTAGTCAGCAGCTGGAGAAAAGCACAGTCCTCATCAATCTAGTCCCACGTGGAGTAAAATTTAAGGATACTACCGCCTTTTCAATCTACAGAAAGTTTTGGAAGAGACAAATGTCCATAAAAGCTTCCCTATTCGGTCCCTATGAAGTATTATATGTCCGATATCCAG GTCTTCCACCCTCCCCACCTTTAGCACAATCAGACATTTCTAGTACAAATGATGGACCATATGATAGTGGCGATAACAGTGGACAAGCAATAAAACCATTAGGAGTTGATATCCCCAGGAGGAAAAAAGGTGGGCTTAGCAGAAGCATGATTGTTGTAATTGTCCTGTCATCTTTCACAGCTTTTGTTTTATGCTGTGGAATAGCTTGGCTTTTGCTATTAAAATGTGGAGCATCCAAACAAAATCCTCATGCTTTCATATCCTCTCCTTCAAAACCATCAG GGGCTCTTGAGTCTAGGAAATATCGAAGCATGCTCAGCTCTTCATCAATGTCCTTCAATTCTAGTACAGTGACATACACAGGGTCTGCTAAGACTTTCAGTTTTAATGATATAGAGAGAGCAACTGATTGTTTTGATCATTCAAAAGTACTTGGAGAAGGTGGTTTTGGGGTTGTCTATAGAGGCATTTTAGATGATGGAAGAGAGGTGGCTGTGAAGGTTCTGAAGAGAGATGATCAGCATGGAGGCCGAGAGTTCTTAGCAGAAATTGAGATGCTTGGCCGGCTGCACCACAGAAATTTAGTTAAACTTATTGGTATTTGCATAGAGGACCATACCAGGTGCCTAGTCTACGAACTAGTTCACAATGGAAGTGTTGAATCACATTTACATG GAGTTGACAAGGTAAATGGTAAACTTGATTGGGATGCTCGAATGAAGATTGCCCTTGGTGCAGCTAGAGGCTTAGCCTACTTGCATGAGGACTCTAGCCCTCGTGTTATACATCGAGACTTCAAGTCCAGCAACATCTTGTTGGAACATGATTTTACACCTAAAGTTTCTGATTTTGGATTAGCTAGGGCAGCATTGGATGAGGGAAACAAACACATCTCAACACATGTTATGGGAACTTTTGG TTACCTAGCTCCGGAGTATGCAATGACTGGTCATCTTCTAGTAAAAAGTGATGTTTATAGCTATGGTGTAGTCCTCCTTGAGCTGCTAACTGGAAGGAAGCCTGTGGACTTGTCACAGCCACCAGGTCAAGAGAATCTTGTTGTGTGGGCTCGTCCTCTCCTCACAAGTAAGGAGGGTCTAgacattatcattgatccatTCATAAAGTCTGATATCTCTTATGATAGTATTGCCAAAGTAGCAGCAATTGCATCAATGTGTGTGCAGCCTGAAGTATCTCATAGGCCATTCATGGGTGAAGTTGTCCAAGCATTAAAACTAGTGTGTAACGAATTCAATGAAACAAAGGAGATAGGATCAAAAGGTCTTGGTGAGGACTTCTCGATCAATGTAGATAGTAAGATGAATAGACTTTCAGGTAAGCTGTCCGAAGTTTCAGAGGCCTGTCAGATGCCATCTGGCTTTGGAATTGGTCGTGACAACAATGTAGCGATATCAGCATCAGAGTTGCTGAGTATGCCATTGGGACCTGAGCGACAGAACTCCGGGTCTTTTAGGAGGCACTCTATTTCAGGCCCTCTAAGAACATCAGGAAGGCATTTCTGGCAAAGATTAAAAGGTTTATCTAGAGGAAGCATGAGTGAGCATGcattttcatccaaatttttgcAAAGATCCCATTAA
- the LOC123219168 gene encoding protein HOTHEAD-like — translation MALLVAEATALLNKLFLCLLVCLCLLSSFQASSKNFNPYRYPFIKPASSFSSSSSSSFSSRNGENGYDYIIVGGGTAGCPLAATLSQKFSVLLLERGGVPFNNVNVSYLSNFHLTLADTSPTSASQYFSSTDGVLNSRARVLGGGSSINAGFYTRANARFIKRVGWDHKLVNESYQWVEKQIVHRPDLAPWQKALKDSLLDAGVSPFNGFTYDHLYGTKVGGTIFDRFGRRHTSAELLASADPEKTAVFIYATVQKIIFDTSGKQPRAVGVLFKDENGNQHEAYVSDNPKSEVILSTGALGTPQMLMLSGVGPKAELEKFRIPVVLDNEFVGTAMADNPMNAIFVPSNISVNQSLIQTVGITKLGVYIESSSGYSQSRDSIHCHHGIMSAEIGQLSTIPPKQRTPEAVQAYIRRKRELPHETFKGGFILEKIAKPLSIGKLTLVNTNVDDNPSVSFNYFSHPLDLKRCVAGIRMAAKLVQSQHFLNYTKCNKQTVESILNASIKANVNLIPKHTNDTKSLEQFCRDTVITIWHYHGGCHVGKVVSPDHAVLGINRLRVVDGSTFNESPGTNPQGTVLMMGRYMGVKILRERLGKTAGV, via the exons ATGGCTTTACTTGTCGCTGAAGCTACTGCACTTTTGAACAAGTTATTTCTGTGTTTACTTGTTTGCCTCTGCTTGCTCTCTTCCTTTCAAg CTAGTAGCAAGAATTTCAATCCATACAGGTACCCATTTATCAAACCAGCAAGCTcattctcctcctcctcctcctcgtCGTTCTCATCGAGAAACGGTGAAAATGGATATGATTACATAATTGTGGGGGGAGGCACAGCGGGATGCCCATTAGCTGCCACACTCTCTCAGAAATTCAGTGTGTTACTGCTGGAAAGAGGTGGTGTGCCTTTCAACAATGTGAATGTCTCATATTTGAGCAACTTTCACTTGACTTTAGCCGACACTTCACCAACTTCTGCCTCCCAATATTTCAGTTCTACCGATGGTGTCCTCAATTCAAGGGCTAGAGTGTTGGGTGGTGGCTCCAGCATCAATGCTGGCTTCTACACCAGAGCAAATGCACG GTTTATTAAGAGAGTGGGATGGGATCATAAGCTAGTGAATGAGTCATATCAATGGGTGGAGAAACAAATTGTCCACCGGCCTGATCTCGCACCATGGCAGAAAGCACTAAAGGACAGTCTTTTGGATGCTGGGGTGTCACCTTTTAATGGATTCACATATGACCATCTATATGGAACCAAGGTTGGTGGCACCATTTTTGATAGGTTTGGTCGCCGTCACACTTCAGCAGAGCTACTTGCTTCTGCAGACCCCGAGAAGACTGCTGTCTTCATCTATGCCACAgtccaaaaaattatttttgatacATCAG GGAAGCAGCCAAGGGCAGTGGGAGTTCTATTCAAGGATGAAAATGGCAACCAACATGAGGCGTATGTTTCAGATAACCCAAAGAGTGAAGTGATTTTATCAACTGGAGCACTTGGGACACCTCAAATGCTGATGTTAAGTGGTGTTGGACCTAAAGCCGAACTTGAAAAATTCAGAATTCCTGTAGTACTTGACAATGAGTTTGTTGGCACAGCCATGGCTGATAATCCCATGAATGCTATCTTTGTTCCCTCTAATATATCAGTTAACCAGTCACTTATTCAAACCGTGGGGATCACCAAGCTTGGTGTGTACATTGAATCCAGCAGTGGATATAGCCAGTCCAGAGATAGCATTCATTGTCACCATGGAATCATGTCAGCAGAG ATTGGACAGCTTTCTACCATTCCTCCAAAGCAAAGAACACCCGAAGCCGTTCAAGCCTACATCAGAAGGAAGAGAGAATTACCCCATGAGACATTCAAGGGAGGCTTTATTCTAGAAAAAATTGCAAAGCCCCTGTCAATAGGCAAGCTTACTTTGGTCAACACAAATGTTGATGACAATCCATCTGTTAGCTTTAACTACTTCAGCCATCCACTTGATCTGAAACGTTGTGTTGCGGGTATTCGCATGGCTGCCAAGCTTGTACAATCACAACATTTCTTAAACTACACAAAATGTAATAAGCAAACTGTTGAGTCGATACTCAACGCAAGCATCAAGGCTAATGTTAATCTTATACCTAAACATACCAATGACACCAAGTCCCTGGAGCAGTTCTGCAGAGACACTGTGATCACAATTTGGCACTACCATGGGGGGTGCCATGTGGGCAAGGTTGTCAGCCCTGACCACGCTGTTCTTGGAATCAACAGGCTTCGTGTAGTCGATGGTTCTACATTTAATGAATCTCCAGGCACTAATCCACAAGGCACTGTCCTGATGATGGGAAG GTACATGGGAGTGAAGATTTTGAGAGAGAGACTAGGAAAAACAGCTGGTGTGTAG